tgagtagctgggactacaggtgcataccaccacgcccagctaatttttttgtattttttgtagagacagggtttcgccatgttgtccagggtggtgtctaactcctgggctcaagcaatctgcccacctcagcgtcccaaagtgctgggattacaggtgtgagccactgctgccAGTCAACTCTGAGTTTTGAGACAGATTTGAGGACTAATTGAAAAGCTAACTTCCCTGGGACATCCAGGGTTTTTACAAGAAAAGGATCACCAAGgctgaatattttataaagaactcAGCCTAAAGGCTTTGGATAGTGCACACCCACTCCTTGCCAGGGCATTAGCTGCTCAAGAAGCAGAGTGTTCTGGACTGGATAGGCAATATCCTTACTTACATATACTACAATACAATTCTGATGCTAACCCCCCAAATTACTGTCAGACCCTACAGGTTAAGAGTATGGTTCCCAACCAGATTGCCCTCACTTTAAATGCCAGCTACAAGTTCAGGGTACCCCAGACCACTCACACTTCTGACAAACTGCCTACAATCTTAAGGATTCCCATGACCCTCCTcattgataatttgctagaataaCTCACAGAACTTAAGAAAGTCCTGTACTTCctatttcagttttattaaaaaataaaataaaatcagaaccaGCTAAATGAAAAGGGCAAGGTCTAGGAGGGTCCCGAACACAGAGCCTCCGTGCCCTCTCCCCGTGGAATTAGAACACATCGCCCCCAGCACTCTCCCACACTCTGCCAGCACATTGATGGGTTCACCAACCAGGAAGCTCCACCAAGTTTTTATTGAGGTATctttacataggcatgattgattgaaTCATTGGCCACTTGACTGATCTCAATCTCTAGGATCCCTTCCTGGGGCTGATATCACTAGTTTCAAAGCTGCAATCCTCTTACCATATGGTTGGTCTTAACCAGCACCATCCTGAGTCATTGCCAtgcataaactcaggtatggtCTAAGGGTCCACCACAGCTAACAAAGCCACTCTTGTCACTCATGAAATTCCAAGGGTTAGAAACACCCTCCCAGGATACCAGGACAAAGATGAGACAAATTATTTATTATCACCTTGAATTCAATTGGGTGATTTAGTCTACAATCCAGATAACTAAGTATAGATACTACCATTTTCATGGATTTGGATCTTTCTTCATCTTGGCCTCAAATAACCATGAAAATACTTCAGGGCATCTGAACaactccatgcccagctaatactcTATCTCTCTTCTGTCTTTACAGGTACTTTGGCCCAGTCAATCAAAGGTAGGAGAAATGGCTTCTTTCTATATTCAGACTCAGAATATTGATGGAAATTTGGCTTCCTACAGCAGTAGTCCTACAGGAGCGAACAGtgtagaatgaatgaaaggaTGGGGATAGATAGATGATGTCTCTATTGTCAACCAAATCAGTGACCTGACATAACCTGTTCTGGGCAGCTTGCCTGTAGCTAAGCATTTAACTGGTCTCTTACAGGAGAAACAGGACCCTAGTAGCTAGGGGACACATCTCAAACTCTGACCCATGAACCAGCAGGTATTGGCATCACCTGGGATCCTGACCTTAGTCTCTGTCAATCCTTCTCTTTAGTTCATCCATTCTACCCAAAGTGATCTCATCATCTGGTATGCTGTTAGCGGTTTCTTACCTGCATAGTATCTTCCAAATAACATGCCCCAAAATCCCAAAGTTTTACCCCTACTAATTACAGCAATGTCTCTTTTATTCTTCATCCCCTGACGCAGATATTGGCGTCACCCAAGAGCATGTTAGTAATGCAGAATCTCCCCTCCCCAGAGCTACTAAATAGCACCTGAAATTTTAATAAGATCTCCATGTGATTCATGTGCACatcaaagtttgagaaacactactCTAATGATCTCCTGGCATGCAGAAGCAGGGAGAATTTCAGAGGCAAGACCCTTACTAGAACCATGGCTTTTCTCATTTCAGGAAACCACTTGGTTAAGGTGTATGACTATCCAGAAGATGGTTCAGTACTTCTGACTTGTGATGCAAAAGCCAGTAATATCACATGGTTTAAAGACGGGAAGATGATAGACTTcctatctgcaaataaaaaaaaatggaatctgGGAAGTAATACCAAGGACCCTCGAGGGATGTATCAGTGTAAAGGATCACAGGACAAGTCAAAACCACTCCAAGTGTATTACAGAAGTATGTAATCCCCTTTGGTCTGTTTGTTGTGAAATTAATCAGTATTTGCTGTTCTGGTGAGCTTTTTATCTGGGGTGAAAGTGGAAATAGATCCTCAACAGCGATATCATCTCCGGTTCTCTTAATTTCAGCTTGCCTCTTTTAAAATACTATAAGATACTTCCCTCACCCTGTTGAAAAAGTACAGCCAGTCCTGTAAAACTTTGTTTACCTTTGGGTGGGGTCCATGGATTCGAGCAATTCAGCACTGACTTGAATGAAGGGGTTGGGGAGACAGGGGCGATCATAAGGTGAGCAGCAGTGAggactggagcacagtggagcATGAAGAGCATCTAGTCTTCCTTCTGCTCCAGGTACTTCCTGGTAGTTAGACTACATGGGCTTCCCCAGGAATCCTGGGGGACTAAGGAACATCAAGATGCATTGAGTTTTGGCGCAAGGATCTTCCCTTGCCCTGCCACCTACAGAGGAAAAGCCTGCTGCCCTCCACAGGGACATTATTGCAGATAGGCAGGAGAAAACGAACCAGGAAAAACAACTTCCGCAACCTGAAGGTTTGTCTCTCCTTTTCCCTACAGTGTGTCAGAACTGCATTGAACTAAATgcagccaccatatctggctttCTCTTTGCTGAAATCATCAGCATTTTCTTCCTTGCTGTTGGGGTCTACTTCATTGCTGGACAGGATGGAGTTCGCCAGTCAAGAGGTAAAAGAATGCTCTTAGATGAGAGATGGGACCACCTGAGACCCTCAGCTTTCCTCCTACCATTACGTACCCAATATAAGAGACTAAGTTGGTGCCTCTTGCTAATGTGCATAGTTGGCTGAGGCTGTATTtctctgagacaggagaaaaggATACTTGATGTTATCACAGCATGTTCACCTGTCTCAAGATACAACTCCCTCTGATTTAtcctctgtgaaaaaaaaaaaaaaaaaaaaaaaaaaaaccgggcgcagtggctcacatctgtaatcacaacactttgggaggccgaggcaggcagatcacgaggtcagaagatcgagaccatcctggctaacacggtgaaaccccgtctttactaaaaatacaaaaaaatcagccaggcatggtggcatgtgcctgtagtcccagctactctggaggctgaggcaggagaatggcatgaacccgggaggcagagcttgcatgagccgagatcgtgccactgcactccagcctgggcgacagagcaagactccgtctcaaaaaaaaaacaaatctatttTAAGTAAACCCTTACATACAGAAAAGTGAATCACATGCATACAGctcaaaaaaaattcacagagcAAATACACCCATGCAGCCAGCACATAATTTAAGAAAGACAATATTACCAATGCCATTGAAGCCCCTCCTGTGGTCACTTCCAGCCACTACCCATCCTCAAGAGTCAGCATTGTCCTGACTTCTAACAACAAGGATtaactttgcttgtttttgttctttatgtAAATGGACTCATATACTAAGTATTCTTGTGAgtagcttctttcactcaacaacaTGCTTATGTGCTTTATCCATACTCTTGTGTGTATATAAAACTCTTATTGTTATTTACTATTCCATTTTGTGAATATAACCCAATTTATTATGCATTCTACCTTGTGtggattctgtttcttttttgtgcagCTTCAGACAAGCAGACTCTGTTGCCCAATGACCAGCTCTACCAGGTAAGGGGATGAAGAATAAAAGAGACATTGCTGTAATTAGTGGGGGTAAATCTTTGGGATTGAGGGGCATGCTATTTGGAAGATACTATGCAGGTAAGAAACTGCTAACAGCATACCAGATGATGAGATCACTTTGGGTAGAATAGACGAACTAAAGAGAAGCATTGACAGAGACTGAGGTCAGGATCTAGTGAGCACAAGTTGAAGAACACGCTGAGAGAGACACATGAAGAAACTCTCGACAGGCCGAGCACTCACTAGAGACaggccatggctcacgcctgtaatcccagcactttgggaagccaaaacaggtgaatcacctgaggtcaggaattcgagacaagcctggccaacatgatgaaactctgtctctactaaaaatacaaaaaaaattaaccaggcctggtggtgcacgcctgtagtcccagctactcaggaggctgaggcaggaggaccacttgaacccaggaggtcgaggttgcagtgagctatgattgtgccactgcactccagcctgggcaacagagcaagactccatctcaaaaaaaaaaaagagagagaaaaagaaaaaagacagagccTCCATCTCCTTGTCCTCTTTCCATCCTCAGGACCATGAAGTACCCACTCCAAACTCTCACATATAAAAAACATTCAATACACATGCATCAAATTAATTAATAGAGGATGGAAAAAATGACTTATGACTGTGCTGTCCTTTCCAGCCCCTCAAGGATCGAGAAGATGACCAGTACAGCCACATTCAAGGAAACCAACTGAGGAGGAATTGAACTCAGGACTCAGAGTAGGTGGGTTCTTCAATGCCAATTCTAATAAAGGATGCTTGCATCAACTGCCCTCCCAATTGCTTCTAAGTCTAGCTCCCTTCCCTAGGCGGCTATAAAGATCAGACTCTGGGGATCAGGGATTGGGAGGTGGTTTGGGGTACTCTTTTCTAAAAATTCTGGGGCAATACTGATTGTCTTGGCCTAGGAAAATATGAACTTTATGTATCTGTAAATCCTGTCAGAGCAGGGCCTCAAGCCATAGAGATGCTGAATATTAATCTTAACCTACATTAGAATTTCTCATTATCTATACCATTAACATTTTGGGCTAATTATTTGTGATGAGGGGCTAGCCTGTGCCTTGTAGGAGTTATggaagcatccctggcctctctcCAGCAGATGCTGGTAGATTGTCCAGTGTGACAATCAAAAAAGTGTCCAGACATTACCAAATGTGTCCAAACATCACCTCCAGGGCAAAATCACCCTTAGTTAAGAACCACTAACCTATATTAACCTTCCAATCAATAAATCAATCAGTCAGAAGTTATGATTTAATTAATCTATCTGAAGTTTCTATCAGGAAGACAGGGTTGAAAgcattatttagtttttttgaacaaattgcaatttttcatttttcagtccAGGTGTTCTCCTTCTATTCAGTTCCCAGAATCAAAGCATTGCATTTTGGAAAGCTCCTAGCAGAGAGACTTTCAGCCCTAAATCTAGACTCAAGGTTCCCAGAGGTgacaaatggagaagaaaggccaTCAGAGCAAATTTGGGgttttctcaaataaaataaaaataaaaacaaatatagtgTTTCAGAAGCGCCACCTATTGGGGAAAAttgtaaaggaaaaatgaaaagatcaAATAACCCCCTCgatttgaatataattttttgtgttgtaatttttatttcatttttgtataggTCATAATTCACACGGCTCAAATATTCAGTGAAAGATCTCCCTCCACCGCCATCCCCTGCTACCCAGCGACCCAGTTGCCCTCTTCAGAGACAAattagtttctctctttttttttttttttttttgagacagtcttgctctgtcgcccaggctgaagtgcagtggcactagctcggctcactgcagcctctgcctcctgggttcaagcgattctcctgcctcagcctcctgggcagctgggattacaggcacacactaccacacctggctaatttttgtatttttagtagagacagggtttcgccctgttggccaagctggtctcgaactcctgacctcaagtgatccgccagccttggcctcccaaagtgctggggttacaggtgtgagccaccatgcccggtcttaAAACTAGTTTCTTATATATCTCTCTGGAGGTATTCTAGGCGTATATGAGCACATTCTCAAGTATATATTATCCTCTCTTCCCCCATCTTTTAGACAAATGGTATCAAACTATACATCTTGTGAGATTATTGCATACCATTATATGAAGAATTCCTTTTTAATGCAGCCATATTGTACAAATAGACTATGATTTCTTTAACCTGTTATCTAGCAGTGGATATTTAAGTTGGTTCCAATCTTTTGCTCTTACAACAATTCTGCAATGACTAACATTgtataaatatcatttttaaaaataattgcattgaagcataatttacatgccataaaaATCCACCCATCTTAACTGATTTCACCTGTTCTCAgaaatttttagtaaatttaactAATTGTACAGCCATTACCATAATCCAGCTTtaggacattttcttttcctttttttttttttttttttgaggtggagtcttgctctgtggcccaggctggaatgcagtggtgcaatctcagctcactgcaacctccacctcctgggttcaagcgattctcttgcctcagcctcccgagtagctgagactacaggcacgtgccaccacgctcagctcattttttgtgtatttagtatttgtgtatttagtagagacagggtttcaccatgttggccaggctggtctcgaattcctgacctcaggtgatccacccgccttgacctcccaaagtgctgggattacaggtgtgagccaccgcgccgggcccatAACTGTATTTTAATATAGCCATTCTATGGGTTtaatatggtattttattatggccttaatttgcatttccctagagACTAACCATGCTGAGTGTCCTGTCATGTGTTTATTAACCATTCATATATTTTTagtgaaatatctattcaaatcttttgcccatttttaagttgacttatttgtttgtcttcttaCTATTGGGTTGCGTATGTTTTTGATATaggtcctttatcagatatatgatttggaaatattttctaccaatctgtggtttgtttttcttaatggTGTTTTTTGAAGTGCAAAAGGTTTGAATTTTGAAgtacattttattgatttttttcttctatatattGTACTTTTGGTATCATGTCTAATAAATCTTTACCAAACCCACAgttacaaagattttctcctgtcttctttttatactttttacagttttatggttttagctctaacAATAAATGTGATTTTGAACATACATAAGACTATTTGTAACAAACACAAATAAACTGAATTGTTGGGCACttgtatttgcatttgtaattttattaactATTGCCAAATTTCACTTTATAGCagttgtaaacacacacacacaagtgtgtgtgtgtatatatatatatatatgacagggtcttgctgtgttgctcaggctggagtgcagtggcacaacattggctcactgcagcctcgactgcccaggctcaagcaatcctcccacctcagcctcctgagtagctgagatttcaggtgtgtgccacaatatccagctaattgtttaatttttttttatatagagacagggtctcactatgttgcccaggccagtctcaaactcttggggtcaagtgatcctcccatctcgtcctccgaaagtgctgggattacaggtgtgagctactgtgcccagccaggttgTACCAATATATACTACcaataacaacaaacaaaagtGCCTGTTACTCCATACATGTTCCAACagtgtatttttaaacttttgaatcATGCCAACCTGAATGGCTTCTCACTATaattttagtttacatttttcttattaaaaattggaggctgggcatggtggctcacacctgtaatcccagcacttcgggaggccaaggcaggtggatcacctgaggccagtagttcgagaccagcccagccaacatggcaaaaccctgtctctactaaaaatacaaaaaattagctgggtgtggtggtgggtgcctgtaaacccagctattcaggtggctgaggcaggagaattgcttgaacctgggaggtggaggctgcagtgagctaagattgcaccattgcactctagcctggacaacaagagtgaaactccgtctcaaaaaaaaaaaaaaaaactggagtaaaccatttgtttttccttctcatgATATGTAAGTTCACATCtttggtctttttcttattgacttaCACTAACCCCTTACATATTTGGGAAACTAGGTCTTTTGTGATATTAGTTACAAGTCTTTTTCCAACTTTATGTGTTCTATAACTACGCTTAAAAAAACACATTGGTTAGTTTTTCATGCATACTTTACAATTATTTGCATGTAGTATAAGTCACTGGTCTCTTATGGCCTCTAGGTTATGTTTCATATTTAGAAAGTCTTCCTCCACtttaaaattatccttttttaaaagttCCCCTATGAATTCCTCtagcatttttatggttttattttgtgcatttatATCTTTGacccatcttgaattgattttagCATCAGATCTAATGTAGTAACCAACTTTAAATACAGATAGTTACCCAGTTATTCCAGAAATATTATTGAATGATTCATTTTGTGTCCATTAATTTTAAATGCTGTTACAACCCCACTCACCAGATTATAAGCTCCAAGAAGGAAAAGACTTATGTTTTTTCACTATGGTATCCTTAGGAGCTAGAACAGTGGTAGGCACAAAAAGATTGCCcagggctttgtgtgtgtgtgtggtaaaagATACATAacctaaaatttaccattttaacccttttttttttttctttttgagacagtctcactctgtcatccaggcactctagtgcagtggcacgatcttggctcactgcaacctctgcctcccaagttcaagcgattctcctgcctcagcctcccaagtagctgagattacaggtgcacatcaacatgctcagctaatttttgtatttttagtagagacagggtttcaccatgttgaccaggctggtctcgaactcctgacttcaagtgatctgcccacctcggcttcctatagtgctggaattacaggcatgagccactgcacccaaccccattttaactatttttaagtgtaccatTCAATGGCATTAAATATATCCACAATGTGTAGCCATCATCACTACCgatttcagaactttttcatcatcctaaaCAGAAAGTTGGTACCCATTAGACAATAACTcccattcctctctccctccaaTCCCTGGTGACCTCTATTATACTTTCTCTCTCAAGGAATGTGCCTATTCTGGGTACcacatataaattgaatcatacactATTTAGTCCTTTCtgtctggctcctttcacttggcataacattttcaaggttcatcaatGTTTCAGCATGTATCAGAACGTCAttctttttcaaggctgaataagtCATCTGTAGCTATATACCAtgttttgtttatgcattcatctgttgatgaacattctGCGTTATTTCTACctcttggttattatgaataatgctactgtaAACATAGGCATACAAGTATCTGAGTTCctgctttcagttattttgaaCATCTATATCAAAGCGGAATTGCTTGATCATATGGTTATACTATGTTTTACTTTTTGAGGAATCATCAAACTGTTTTTCCAAAAAGCCTGGACTATTTAACATTGCCATCAGCAACTCatagggtttcaatttctccacatctgcCAAcaattactttccttttttttttatagtagccatcctaGTAAGTATTAAGTGGTAtctcatgatttttattttcatttccttaaagactagtgatgttgagcacactTTCATATGCTTATCCACCATTTGTACAGTTGGCCTTCCACATCTGTGGgctctgcatctgtggattcaaccaaccatgaatTGGAAATATTCCAAAACAAATTTCATCTGtattgaacatgtacagactttttatcattattccctaaacaatacaacaCTATTTAGATTTatgttgtattaggtattataagtgatCTAGAGATGACTTAGTCATCTCTAGGATGACACACGAGGATGTGCATAGCTTATATACAAATACTGCATCgttttatataaggaacttgagcatccatggattttggtacccAAGGGGGTCCTGAAACaaatcccccacagataccaagtGGATAGTCATTCTCTTggaatatatcttctttggagaaatgtctattcaagtcctttgccctttTTTGAACTGAACTGTTTGGCGGTTTTTCGTTCTtgtagttttttatatattctagatattaatcctttatcagatatatgagttgcaactattttctctcattctgtgaatTTTCACTTGCACAGCGCTTAACTCTTGAAAATTATGCTGCTTCTATTATGTATGTGTATCCCAGTCTCTTGCcctcgtgattcgcccgtcttggcctcccaaagtgctgggattacaggcgtgagccaccgcacctggccatctaTGTGTATCTCAAAACAACCTTGTAGGATGTATACtgtctccactttacagataagaaaactgaaatccaATCAAAGATAGCACACTCCAAAGATTGCTCCAAAGACAgcacaacaataaaaacaaacttttagTTGTTATTGCTATTAGTGTTATCCATTTGAATAATAGAGAGTAACAGAAGCTGCTTCAAAAAGGTCTAGGACTGGTGGGAAAATAAGAGAGCAGACCCTCAACAGAGGTTGAGAGTGGAGCCAGGGATCACAGAGTCTTATCTGCCCTCTGTACGCTGGTTTCCAAAACCCGGCCTCATATTCTATACTCCAAAGCTCACTGCCAGGCGGACCAACTCCCGCCCCCACAATCCGATCCCAAGGCCACTTCCTGCCACTTCCGCCCCGCCTCCAGCCCGCCGCTAACAAGACAGCGCATGCGCTGTAGGAGCATTTGCGCGCCGGTCCCCCGGGTGAGCCTGCACACCATGCTTCCGGCGCGGAGATGAACTTCCACATGCCCCGGCGCTTGTTGATGACGTAACTTCCGGTTACTGTGCTGAGTCGGAAGTGGGAACCCTTCGGCCGCTGAGATTCTGTCGTGTCGTCGCTGCTGGCACTTCAGGCTCTGGTAAGACAGGCGATAGCGTCAGGGGACGGGGTCGTTGACTTTACGTTGTGATATTTTCTGCTGGTCCAATGCATCTTCAGGCCTGTTCACTCTTATCTTCTCCAAATTCCTTCTGTGCTTTCCTAACCAGGGACCTTCTCCTTCTTGAACTTCGACCCTGTCTGATTTGGAACCCCTTACAGTGCCCCAGCTTCTGATGTCTCTCTGTACATTTTTGTCCCCATCTTTGCCAAGCCCCTCCTGGAAGAGGCCGGAGCCCTATCATTGCATTATCTTTTGACTTACTTTCTCTAGAACGTGCCCCGGGCGAGTGGATCTCCCTCCTTCCCGCGAATCCCTTATGGAACATGGAAGGATAAAATATAAAGAGTAGATAACAAATAGGCAGATGCCAAGAAGATAAGATTAATCGCGAGTCGTAAGCAAACCAGTTGAATGCATACGTCAGGGTGTTGATATTTCTTATGGCAGGTGACGAGTTCACCACAGATAACTCTTGGAGCACTCTGCTTCATGTTTCCTTGGGTTTAGAAGACACTTCTAAAATTGAGTGACCATGCCTCATGAGCTTATATTTGATGAGCCTTCCCTTTAGGATCAGTTTTATGCCCTGAGAGCAGGCATGTGTTTAGTCTCGCTGTCATTTACTGTTTTGGTCTCACGTGGAAGCCCACCTGCGATAAAATGGGATCCAAGAAGGACTGCTGTCTGCTTTTTGACTTGAGATCCTTCTAGGTTGCAGATAGATGTGTTGATGGAATTTGTTGCCACATTAGCATGGCCTGATAGTGTTAGGTGAAGCATACGACaatgaaaattgttttttaatttttattttaaattgatattttaatttctattttaagttgATATATGTATTATTTGCCAGGACACAGACCTCATGGGAGTATGATTTGATAGAGCTTGATTTTGACAATCCCAGTTTTACAAAATGTTCCAGatatttctgtttaaaaacaatACCAAGTCTGATGTTAACACACTTGTGTGTTCATGAGAGCTGACAATGGTCTTAAAGGATTAGTGGTACTATTCATAAACAAAAGCTTGAATCAGGAGGAAGTGACAGAATTTTGTAGGACAGCTATTATAGATATAGATCTTTGCAGCAAGTATATCAGAGTGAAACTTGTTTTCAAGgaggatatattttaaaagaatcaaatcCAAAAGCTTCTAAGGTTGGTAGCTGTACCATCCCAAAGTGTCTGACAACAGGATAGTGTTGTATCTCTGTATGGCAgttgaaaataggaaaaaaaatacatacttatacgtgtgtgtgtgtgtatatatatatatatatatatatatatatatatatatatgtattttttttttttttttgagacagagtctggctctgtcacccaggctctgctctggagtgcagtggcacgatctcagctcgtggcaacctccatctcccagtttaaagtgattctcctgcctcagcctcccaagtagtgagaTTACAGCCTGGCtaaggtgtggtggtatgtgccagTAAtcgcttttagtagagacagggtttcaccacattggccaggctggtctcaaactcctgacttcaagtgatctgtccgccttggcctcccaaagtgctgggattacaggcgtgacctactgcacccggccctgaaaATAGGAGATTATAAATCCCGAGTGACATTATtgaatattaaacaaaatatttaggtTTCATTTTATCAGACCTTTAGAGTGCGTGATTATCTAGGTACTCTTATTTACTTTGGTAAGTCCATTGAACAAATCTAAACTGGCATCTCCACAAAGGTTCTCATCAAGTGATCAGTCCTTTTTCCTgtaaaatttttctgtaagtgACTACACAGTTTTAGCcctttttttatgaaaaaaatttgtGCACAGATTTGGCGTATGTGTGAAAAAGATGAGCTTAGTGAAAGGTAGGTGAGAacctttttgtttttcacagaTAGTAGAGATGACAACAGAGACTTATTTCCATCCACCATTCTACACATGCCAAGATACCAAAGAACCAGCATCTAGCCTGGTAGCTTGACCTTCCATTGCAACCTAAGACAAGTAGTAAAGCCTTTACCTTGAAGTAGGATCATGGGTGATGCTGTTGATTACAAGGAGTTCAGAAAGAACTACATGTAAGATTGAAGCCATTCAATAACTACTTATTTAGAATT
The nucleotide sequence above comes from Symphalangus syndactylus isolate Jambi chromosome 3, NHGRI_mSymSyn1-v2.1_pri, whole genome shotgun sequence. Encoded proteins:
- the CD3G gene encoding T-cell surface glycoprotein CD3 gamma chain, with amino-acid sequence MGGASLAAAQAGWLLTAAPRFCQRTETDMEQRKGLAVLILAIILLQGTLAQSIKGNHLVKVYDYPEDGSVLLTCDAKASNITWFKDGKMIDFLSANKKKWNLGSNTKDPRGMYQCKGSQDKSKPLQVYYRMCQNCIELNAATISGFLFAEIISIFFLAVGVYFIAGQDGVRQSRASDKQTLLPNDQLYQPLKDREDDQYSHIQGNQLRRN